The Peromyscus eremicus chromosome 11, PerEre_H2_v1, whole genome shotgun sequence genome includes a window with the following:
- the LOC131921548 gene encoding survival motor neuron protein-like, whose protein sequence is MAMGSGGAGSEQEDAVLFRRGTGQSDDSDIWDDTALIKAYDKAVASFKHALKNGDVCDTSDKPKGTARRKPAKKNKNQKKSATPPLKQWKVGDKCSAIWSEDGCVYPATVTSIDFKRETCVVVYTGYGNREEQNLSDLLSPTCEVANHAEQSTQGKVVNMSIPEGGD, encoded by the exons ATGGCGATGGGCAGCGGCGGTGCAGGCTCCGAGCAGGAGGACGCGGTGCTGTTCCGACGTGGCACCGGCCAG AGTGATGATTCTGACATTTGGGATGATACGGCATTGATAAAAGCTTATGATAAAGCTGTGGCTTCCTTTAAG CATGCTCTGAAGAATGGTGACGTTTGTGACACTTCAGATAAGCCAAAAGGCACAGCCAGAAGAAAACCTGCTAAgaagaataaaaaccaaaagaagagtgCCACACCTCCCTTAAaacag TGGAAAGTTGGTGACAAATGTTCTGCCATTTGGTCAGAAGATGGCTGTGTTTACCCAGCTACCGTTACTTCCATTGATTTCAAGAGAGAAACCTGTGTTGTGGTTTATACTGGATATGGAAACAGAGAGGAGCAAAATCTGTCTGACCTCCTTTCCCCAACCTGTGAAGTAGCTAATCATGCAGAACAGAGCACTCAGGGTAAGGTGGTGAATATGTCCATTCCTGAAGGCGGAGACTAA